The genomic window GGCGGGACACGTAGCAGTTGACGGGGTGGGGGCACGGTGCCCGCTGGCAGATGTACAGGGTCTCCAGGAAGATCCCGTACAGGATGTACTGCCCCACAATGAAGGCCACTTCCATGGCAGTTCGAATCAAAATGCTGTAGACATAGGTGTTCAGCAGGCTGCCCCTCAGTATGATTTGGCCTCCTGATTCATCCCAGCCAACCAGCTTAGCCTCCTTCTCTGCCATGGAGCACTTCTGCTGGTAGTATGTGTCACCACCGTTTTTCTTCTCCTGGGCCTCTAATTCTGCctccttcatcttcctcttctcctccatGCGCACCGTGTGCATCGCATGGCCCATGTACACCAGGGAGGGGGTGGAGACAAAGATGATCTGGAGGACCCAAAAGCGGACGTGGGAGATGGGGAAGGCCTTGTCGTAGCAGACGTTCTCGCAGCCGGGCTGCTGGGTGTCGCACATGAAGTCAGACTGCTCATCCCCCCAGGAGGACTCTGCCGCTGTTCCCAGCACCAGCATCCGGAAGATGAAGAGCACGGTCAGCCAGACTTTCCCCACCACTGTGGAGTGTTTGTGGACCTTCTCGAGGAAGTCTCCCAGGAAAGTCCACTCCCCCATTTCTGCTCACCAGGAGGGGTGAGAAGTCTTGAGAACTGGCTGCAAGCCCCTGTTGGGAGAAAACAGAGAGTGGTTCTGAGGAGGGTTAGGAAATGCCCAGTTGCTAATGGATGGAGtgaaatggttttttttgttttgtgtcagaggaaatgttttcatttgacCTGAAATGAATGAGGTCTGGTTTGCTGAAAACTTTGTTTCACATCCACTGGAAACCTTGTGTTGtgtttgggactttttttttcctttttaaattcagCTACTGAAACAAAATGTGATCTTTTTTTACATAACACATCTACAGCCTGCTAAATGAGTTCCCAAAACCTTGAGGGTGAGCCAGATTTATTTGTGATTCAGAAAGTCCTTTCACTGTGATCTGCATATTGCATCCTCTGTGGACTTGGTAGTTAAAGCAGCATTCATCTGTCTGTAGACTGCACTCTGGGAAATCCTTAGTGGGCTGATCCCCTGGGAGGTCAGACTGGAATCTACAGCCTGGCTTGAGCAGTGGCACTGTCATATGTTGCCTTTGTGTAATACCTGCACCAACACCTGGAATGTGAAGTGCTCGCAGCTCTGGGCTTCCTTTATGAGCTCAGTGCCACCGCTCAAGTGCAGAGAAAACCTTTCTGTTGCCCACCTGCTCCCTGTCTGTaggttttgctttgattttgcaGTGTTGCCAGCTTCATTTACAAGCTGCAAATGTTTAGGGGAGTGTAAAGACTTTGGTAGGCTGTGCCAGTCCTGGAAACCTAATCCACTGCTACCCTGTCGTGCCTCTCTGAGAGGGAACTCTGCAAAATCAAAATGCTGGGTCATGCTCCTCCCTCTTTTCTTAAATTCTGAGGAAAAATTCACAGTTCCGATgaaacagacaaagaaaaaagcctCCTTTGAAGTGCCTCCCAAGGACCAGTGACTCCTGGGAAGTGCTGTCGGTAGGTGGTCTGATGACAGGAAAGGTTTGCTGGACTGGGAGTAAGGTTGCAAAGCGGAGATGCAGGAGAACttgcttcagttttgtttctggcCCTGACTGACTGTTTCTGGTCAAGTCACTTAGCCTGATGGATAAAAAGAGAGCAGTGGGTTTAATCCATCTTTTGTAGGGCTCTGTGGGAGTGCTTGAGCAATCATTTGATCCAGTTATGCTCACCATACTTACCTTCCCAGGGCACTGCAAAGCTCTCCCTAGTGCATGAGTTAAGGGCTGGGTGCTATAAAGTGTGCACTATTACCTTGGAGCTAATGTCCTCCCACAGTAATTCTTTtggaaaatagcattttaataagtaaatgtaaaaataatcatcataatgaaatattaaaagcacTAGTCAAGGTAAATCCCAAAGCCACAGGGACCAAATTGTTAACTCTCCTTTATTGTTCCTTGTCCTGTCTTTAGGAGCCAATTATTTTTATAGTGCAAAGAACATTTGTGGAGAGTAGACACtgttaaaagctgaaaatttaCTGCAGCAATATTGTGTAGATTTCCTGTGAGCAAAAGCTGGAGAACAGATACACTTGTTGAGGGAACAATATCCCCTCCTCTAGTTACGTGAGTGATATAATTTAATGTAGCAGCACACACAATAATTTATCCCATCGTTCGTTcctgtgctgtgtccagctgcaaGGATGGATGGGACAAAGATCAAAAGTTGAATCTTTAAATTCCCGGTGCTGCTGAGGGCTGCCCTGGGAAAGGTGAGGATTGCCCGGGTATGGAGACAGGGCAGTGGCCACTTCCTACCCCACCACCTGTCAGGAGCCATgtgagcagggagaagggacaTACAGGAAGCAAAAGATGGGCTCTGGCTCTttcctgccctggcaggcaTGCTGCAATCATGCTGATGGAGATCCTGGTGGCTGCTTGGCATATGCAGAAGCTTTGatctgctgccagcccagagctggaggagcagtaACACAGAAACTCAGCTGGTCTTTCTGACTGCTCTCGTCTGCACTGGTGAAAACTGGTGAATGTGTGGGTCTGTCTTACCCTCCAAAATGGCTTTGGTGCAGTTACTGCATTCTGGAGAAACTAGCATATGGCTTCATTCCAGGAGCGCCAGGGGATTAAACACAGGCAGATAAATCAGTGATGGGAAATATTTACAGACTGTGGCACTGAAATcagtgtgtttgctttttttcccccagagtgcagagaaggCAACCAGCTACCTACAGCTCAGCGTTATGTGTGTCGAACATCAATATTCTCTAGCACAGCTGAATGCGTGGAATATTCCTTACAAGGCAGCATGAACAAGGGTGGGTGTCCTCACTTTTCCAGGTGGGTTTATATTGTTTACACATGCCTTTTCTTGTTTCACCTTGCTTGGTAAATACGAACACAGTTCTCCCTGGCTCTGCCAAGGCTGAGTTTTTTCTTACTGCCATGGGGAAGTACAACCACAACCTGAGCCCCTCTTCCCACCAATTCTACTGTGTGCAGGTTGTTTGGGGATTTACAATGGCTTGTTTTCCCCAGGGAAGGCTACTAAACCTAGACACTTGCAAATTGTAAAAATTAGTATGTGCAGGACACAAAGTAAAGCAAACATAAGCGCAAGAGgaatccagaaataaaaaatatgaacGGATGTGAGAAGAGCAGCGATTTACCTGTCTCACACAtgcacagaatattttaagaGGCTGTAAATCAGGACGATCCAAGGCTGGCAGTCGTGAGGCTTAGGCTAGAAAATAGGGACATTTCCTCTGCCCTGCCTTGCACAGACTGTCTAAAGAAGGGACTGCCCTGAGGTGCCTCCTGACCGTCCTGCTACAGCCCTGTAGAGACCTGAGGTGGCTGCTGCAAGGGTGTTGGTGGCCACGTGGGAGCAGATTTTGGAAACCAAGAGGAGTTTCCCTCCTAGAGCAACATTTTTGGCTTAGACATTTGATACTTATTAGCAAGCTATTTTTGCAGAGCCAGACCAAGGGTCTTCTAGAGCATCTAATTCTCTGCTGCCAGCAAGAAAAGAAGGATTGTCACCTCCTGACAGCTTTTCCTGGCTATGCAGAGCTGCCCCTGACCGAGCCTTTCTCCTCATAGCTTTACTATTCTTGGGAATTTTCCATATAGTTCCTTTTCCTCATTCCCAGACTACTGTTGCCCTCACATGCTTTGACCTCTCAGCGTCTGAGCATCTGCAGCCTTTTATATTCCTAGTTTGGACTCAGTTGGACAAATCTTGTCTCACGCTGGTGTGACTGGGTAAAAACCACCTCTGGATATTTTTGTGGGGTCTCAGCATCTGATAGAAGACAGTCTTGGCAGCAGGGTCGTGCACATTCGTGAGCAGATGTGGGCTGTGCCGCCGCCCTTGCATGCTTTCGGTTGGGAGTTTTCTGCTGGATCCACACGGGAACTGGGCGCCGTCAGGAGATCCTGGCACCGGGAGACGCGCGTGTGACACAGACCAGTGCAGCTTGGCACAAGCCCAGCGGcgtgcccagcccagcctaatCATCACCTGGAACGCCACTAAAGCTGAGGAAAGCTGAGCATCGCCCCACAGGCCAAGCATGGAGTCTGCTCAGCTCCGGGCTGCCTTGTGACTGCCAAATTCCACGATAAAAATACCCCAGCGGGGACGGCACCTGCTAGTACGCCAGGCTGGCTCGCCAGCCACGGGCTGCTCTCTGCCATTCCTTTTTTGCACTACCTTTATCTGCGGGAGGGGGAGTGTCTGTTGCCCTCTGAGCAGTTTTGCCCATCCTCTTGGTgatgccatgtgctctgaaggGCAGGCGAGCATTTCGCATCACTGCTGCTTGCTCCAGCCAGCACGCTCGTTCTGGTTGGAACTAGCCAGGGCTCCGATGAACAGCTAGGAGATCCACAccagagagccaggagggctgTTCCTGTGCAATCATCTTTATATGAGTTTATTTCCCTGGGGGTGGTTAGGAAGAAAGTTTTCCCCTCTTTAGAAGACAGGCGAGACTATCAGCAGTGGTATAAATAGCTGAGCTCAACACTTCAAGCTAGCTTTTCCCACAAGGAAGGTGACAGGAGGTCGCCATCTCTGCAGGATGTTTCTAAAATAAAGTGGAGAGTCTGATTATAACACTGTTTCTGCTCTCCCTTGCTGGGCTCACCTCTTCCCCTTGGCAGATCCCAGGGGCTCGTGGAGAGGCTCTCTGAGGAAGGCTCCTTTGTGTGAGGCAAGCACAGCTCCTAGGGAGGGGGAAAGTACTGGATTCAAAGCCGTTGTATTTTTGCCCAATCTCTGTGCGTGATTTGCTTAATCAGGTGCAAACGTGTGTCTCTGGGAATTAATGAGATttcacagcaaagcagagggCCCAGGATGTTTTAAGAAGCTCACAAGCCAGACACATGGCTGTGTGGGGAGGCCATGCAAGAAGTGCATCCCCTCCAGGCTACTGAAAGGGGAGGCAGCTGTCCCCTCTGGGTACTGGGCACGTGAGCAGTGACATTGCAGTGGGGCATCCAGGCCAGCTGGGCCACGCTCAGTGCCTAGGAATTGCTCATGGCTTTCCTCCCTCCAGCCGTGTTATCTCATACCAGGTCCAGGCCAGCCCGTGGCACAGCAGATAGAGATCATGGTGGGTGTGTGGGCAGAGATCTTTGCCCTGTGCTGACACTTGTTAGCCTGAAGCCAGACAGGAGTGGAGCCCACACTGCCAAACTCCCCCTCACACCTGTAGGCACTTGGGAAGGAcatttccagctctgccctggaggTTGGTTGATGCTACTTTACTGAAGGATCTCTAGCCCCTTGTTGGTAGCCTCACAGCATCTCATGCAGTGTCGATGCTGTCACCTCTGTCTTGCAAATAGTGATCACTGGGGTACAGAAGGGGCAAACTGCTTGTTTGAGGTCACTGTGTTAGAGACAGTCTGGGGACAGAGCTCAGGGGTTGTGACTTGCAAGACTGTGTCCTTTTTTCTACGCAGCACTGCCTCTTAAACTTCATGACAGCAATACAACACTGTTTCTACAGCACATCCGCTTCTACAGACCACAGCCCTACTCTCCTCTGCCCTGGGACAACACCATCTTGGTTACCTGAGAGAaaaccctctcctgctgcccttctATAGCAGGTACACCTGGCAGAACcagaagctttttgttttgcgttgttttgttttgttttgccttgtgGGGACATGTGGCTTACAACATTAAATGATGAATAGAGTTAGAAATGCACTGTGCAGAGTGGGTGCAGTGCTTTGGATTACAGAGGATTTGTGATGCTAAAGCCCACCTCAGCAGGTATTTTTTGTTCAGAGTTTACTGGCATTGGCTCCTTCCTATGGATATACAATAGGGAAGCAACAACCTATGAGGCACTTTTGTCCAAACACCATCTCTCTGGCTTcatatatgcatgtatatgcTTATGATAAGTTTTTGCCTGAAACAGGCCATTTCTTTAGCCAAATTTGTAACTCTGATCTGCACATGAGCCTGGAATAAATAGTTTTGTACTtatgcttttaaagaaaaagaattgaCATGTTTGGAATAGGTTCCATTCTAGTTCCTTGGGTTGAAAGCCCTGTGCTGAGCCAATATCAGAGTGACTTTGACTCTAGGACTGAAATCTCATGTGAGAAGAACAGCTCTGTGTTAACAGCTCCTGTCCTAGAAGACAGACATCCAATGTTTCTTATCTTTCTGCTCCTCCCAAGTTCACTGCAATTTCTGGAAGGGTCATACTGGTATCCAGACCACTGCCCCTACTTGTAGTTGCAGACAGCTTGTTATTCCTTGACGAGGTGTGCATTCCCCCTCCTCTCCAAATGTGGAAAATCTCAGAGTTCACGAAAAAGAGAGTGGGTGAGAAGATAAGGGAGTTGAATGACCCGTCACCTCctacacacacaggcacacaacCCTGAcgcacacagagacacagacgGAGGGGAATCACTCAGCACCTTCAAGTGTGTACATCAGGGATGTGTTACACACACGGATGATAATAATATGTAGAATATTTTCATCTGAAGTGATGGTAGAAGCTGAAGACTCCCAGTCAGTTGAATTTTTATTAGTTGTCTGTCTAGAACATCTAATGTTATTCCTCCCTCTGTGCTTTCATATATCCAAATATTAGGGCCAAACCCTGCCTGATGTAGTCTCAGGAGACCAAGAACAGAAGAGACCTTGAACTCAGATGAGTCAAGCTGAGGGATGAATTTATCCCACTATCTTTGAAAAGCTGGCATCAAATAGTTACATGATAGTGGCATCCAGGCTCACACTTAAAAAGCAGGGAGCACCTTCTAGTTCTCTTGGGATTCTCTCTCTTTGCCTTTGAGAAATGTGGGTCCCTAGAGACCCCAACAGATGTGACAAAACTGGACTTGGGATAAACTAAATGAAGGATCGCTGTGCtctttttctaggaaaaaacccccataaatTCTTTCTCTAATGTAAATGCTGGAAACTTGATGCTGTTTCCAGTATCTTTATctttgcagagagaagctgTATGAATTTGCAGATGATGGTAAATTGGGCAGCCTAAAGTGGGTGAAATACAGGTGAGGAGATAGCCAAAGAGGGCATAGGGAGCTCTGGAAAACAAGAACAAGCGGAGAAAGTTGGGGGCTGCTGTAGTAAAAGCTattcctgagctctgctgagagaagcTGATCTCAAGCACTGCTCAGTCAGTGGAGAAGGCTGGTGTAAGATGTGCAGTGATGTCAGGCCTCACATTGGGCACAGTATAGCAGCAACAAAACCTGTCCATGTGATTTTAGGCTGGTTCGTAGCCTGCATGAGATGCAACTTGTTATAGTGTTGAAATGAAACAGACTGGAGAGGTAATGGGAGAAGGACAGAGCTCTCATTCAGACTTTTCccatcctttcttccttcctctcactGTAGCATCTCCCTGCCTATCGGTTCCCCATGGTTTCCCTCTAGTCAAACTCCCCCAGAGAGCCTTGCCTCAGTTTTTTGGCAGTTTTGACCAGCTAACTCTAGACAGCACCCAAATTGCTAATGCTTTCAGCCTTAGAAAGGGGAAATTTTCAGCAACTATCTATTTCCCACTTATTTCTACCTTGTCAAatctcatttcttctttctttcaaaaaatcaGTAGGATTCTTTTCACACTCCAGCCTCATTGCCTCAGTCTGGCTATGTGAGTGGATTATTTTTTGTACTCAGTGTATGTACCATATACATATATGCACAACCCCCTCCCCCTTTTGAAATCAACTAATACTAAACCGGCAAAGCCCAGCGGTAGGGAGTTAGGAAACGCTGGGGTGACTGTTCCCAGTAATCTTATTTCAATCTCTTTGTGCCTGTGCCTCTTAGAGTCCTTAACCACATCCTCACATTGTCACCTCATTCTTTGCACAGGATGCCTGCCTTGTTCTGTGCCAGCCTGGCGGGGGCTTTCTTTAACAGCAGCtattcagtgttttgttttctcctcattGTTCAGTGGGTGGCCTATGCCTCATTTACTGTACATTATTCAAGTCCAGCTCAAAAGACAGAATTATTAGTTTCCTCATGGGTTTTCCTATGGCTTTCATCACAACAGTATCTGATCGCTTCACAATTATAAATCTACTTACTTTCATTACCACCCAGAGGTGAGGAGATGGTAGTAGATCAACTGTGCAGCCGAGGAACTAAGGCAGTGAGAGATTAAGATAAAAACTGTTCATTAATTTTGGAAGCTCTTTGGTGATGTTGCTAATCTGttggtgctttttttccagtgtacTTAGCACTGTGTAATGGGTATTCAAAGCAGAGCTCTGTCTGCTTTGTGCTGGAGTGGGAGAGTTTATCACTTCCACCGGTTGTACTATGTGTAGAAATCAGATATCCTAAAGACAAGAAAGGAGCATTTGTGGGGGAATGTGGCTTAAGCGATTTGCCCCATGATGACAGAGGAAATTGGAGTAAGAAGCAAGAATTAACCCCAGTCCTCTTGGATAGCTTTATCTGATTACAAACTGGAGACAGCTTTTTTCCCATCCCACTATTCCCTCCTTTCTTCACCAGACATCTGAGTGCAGCAGAAGACCCTGGAGCTTTGCAGGGGTCACCCTTGCCAGAGTGCTTCACTTTCTGAGCAACCCTGTGCCCTGACCAAGGCATCTGTCACCTTTTCTGCTTCTAAGGGAGAGGAGCTTCATATGGAAATTCTCAGCCATTCTCAAGGCATATCCGTAATGAcataaaaaatggagaaaagcagaaatgtaaGAGTAAATCCCGTAGTTCTTACATTAAATCCCCCTGACCTCTCTTCAAAGAACACTAGAGAGACTTAAAAGTGTGCATCTCTCTGCTCATTGCATGCTGGGTGGCATgaatatttctttgtttcaggAAAGAGCTGGCATGCCAAGTGTGGTTCACAGAGATCTCTCTGTTGCTTATCAATAGCAATAAAATTGATTCATCTCCCcacccgcccccccccccccctttaatGAATTCTTAGCCCAAAGATTGAAGTCTCTCTGTTGTCTCCTGggaattatttctaattttaagcCTCTGTCCTCGTGCCTCATACAACAGCACCCAAAGTGTGGAGCAGTCTCCGAAATGTGCTCCCTAATGACATAATGTAGTGCTGAATTACTCATTCCTCCTTGCCTATTTTCAATGCTGCAAGATAAGTCAGAAGATGGGCAAATGTGTGCAGAATGTGTGAAATCTGTCTGAAGGtcaaaaagagaagagaggctAAGGTATgaagttctgtattttctgtcagagtttaaattttttaatgccCATAATACTAAAAATATGGTGGTATTATATACTGttgagtggaaaaaaaccaacaaccccAAATACTTATAGTAACAGGAATACTTAACATAGTTCCCAAGCGACCAGAGCCTGATGAGTATTTTAAACCCTGAAGCCTCAGGAATTCTCCTAAAGtactgctctgctcccaaggaaAAGGGGAGCAAAGTTGGAAATGTGTTCTTTTCTCAGAATAGAttttgaaaacagcagcaaatgcaGAATTTCTTGTCTCCTGGTACAAATCCTGAATACTGTGAGGCTTCTGAATAACTGTTTAAGCTGCTCCTAGCTGCACACACATACGCACACATATGTTACATGCATGAAGTTCTTTAGTTTTAAAGAGAGGAACACATAGCAGCAGTAGGGGAAAACTCTCATAGACACTGCTTCACCAAGGAATTTCGATGGGTTTATCATCACAGAGGAAGAGTTCAATGCTTAAGCCTCATTCAGCACAAGACTTTTTTAGTTGAGGTTTATCCAGAAAAGCCACTTATAGGATCCTCTAAAAGTTTTTATGGTACTTCAAGGACAGAGGCACTGCCTCAGTTTACCTGAGTTGTTAAAACCAGAATGCCACAAAGCTCCTTAGACATGACAAATGAGCAGCCAAACAATCCTTTAGGAAATCAGAGGAGCCACCACAGATCTGAGGTGGCAATTAGACAGCAACTTTTACACTCAGTGAGATTGCTTCTTTCCAGCTGGGTGTATAGGGGTACCATAGTCTTAAGGTGGGCTATTCTTTGAAAAAGCAGTGTTAAATTATGGAAATGTCATTGCATAATTATTCCAAGTACAAAGAGGGGGGGAAATTAGGAAGgcaaataaaaagaagcagcagctgctggtgtggGAGAGGACATTTGTCCCTTCAGGTCTGCGTGCCTCCTTGCTGaggctgccatgggc from Corvus hawaiiensis isolate bCorHaw1 chromosome 2, bCorHaw1.pri.cur, whole genome shotgun sequence includes these protein-coding regions:
- the GJA5 gene encoding gap junction alpha-5 protein; its protein translation is MGEWTFLGDFLEKVHKHSTVVGKVWLTVLFIFRMLVLGTAAESSWGDEQSDFMCDTQQPGCENVCYDKAFPISHVRFWVLQIIFVSTPSLVYMGHAMHTVRMEEKRKMKEAELEAQEKKNGGDTYYQQKCSMAEKEAKLVGWDESGGQIILRGSLLNTYVYSILIRTAMEVAFIVGQYILYGIFLETLYICQRAPCPHPVNCYVSRPTEKNVFIVFMLAVAVLSLFLSLAELYHLGWKKAKERCSRSYKASPSTAPGRLESAPQAERAQMYTPPPDFNQCLSSPNGKFISPFSNKMASQQNTANFATERVHGQEDAAGEGPFIKSSYVESPEVASECAAPAFPENYFNEKRRFSKASRASSKARSDDLSV